A portion of the Coregonus clupeaformis isolate EN_2021a unplaced genomic scaffold, ASM2061545v1 scaf0047, whole genome shotgun sequence genome contains these proteins:
- the LOC121551220 gene encoding myeloid-associated differentiation marker-like protein 2, giving the protein MDPQGGHYLNKAAVLSPLGAARMLQLLLGCTIIALVAHSAGYNHAYGIYCMFVWCFCFAMTLLVFTMDVTRLPCCMPISWDNLTVAFAMLATLMYVTASVVYPVYFLRSQCSKSDGGCEVRNYRIAVTVCSSFCCFAYAAEVFLTRAKPGHVVGYMATMSGLLKVVQAFVACIIFGALANGSEYNRHIPTHYCVVVYSLCFSITVVVIAVTVSGKASALPLRFPFDRFVIIYTFLATLLYLSAALVWPIFSFDRKYGTPGRPDGCPWENCPWDSKLVVAVFTHVNMVLYFSDLIYSQRIRFVSHSAA; this is encoded by the coding sequence ATGGACCCCCAAGGCGGACACTACCTGAACAAGGCGGCGGTGCTGTCTCCTCTAGGAGCGGCCCGTATGCTCCAGCTCCTCCTGGGCTGCACCATCATAGCCCTGGTGGCCCACAGCGCCGGCTACAACCACGCCTATGGCATCTACTGCATGTTTGTGTGGTGCTTCTGCTTCGCCATGACCCTGCTGGTGTTCACTATGGATGTGACACGCCTCCCCTGCTGCATGCCCATCTCCTGGGACAACCTCACCGTGGCGTTCGCCATGCTTGCCACACTCATGTATGTCACCGCCTCCGTCGTCTACCCCGTCTACTTCCTGCGCTCCCAGTGCTCCAAGTCCGACGGGGGCTGCGAGGTGCGCAACTACCGCATCGCTGTCACCGTCTGCTCTAGTTTCTGCTGCTTCGCCTACGCGGCTGAGGTGTTCCTGACCCGGGCCAAACCGGGCCATGTGGTGGGCTACATGGCCACCATGTCAGGCCTGCTCAAGGTGGTCCAGGCCTTCGTGGCCTGCATTATATTCGGGGCCCTGGCCAACGGCAGCGAGTATAACCGCCACATCCCCACTCATTACTGCGTGGTGGTCTACAGCCTGTGCTTCTCCATCACCGTGGTCGTGATCGCTGTGACCGTGTCGGGAAAAGCCTCGGCTCTGCCCCTGCGTTTCCCCTTCGACCGCTTTGTGATCATTTACACCTTCCTGGCGACGCTGCTGTACCTGAGTGCTGCCCTGGTGTGGCCCATCTTCAGCTTCGACAGGAAGTATGGCACGCCAGGTCGCCCCGATGGCTGTCCCTGGGAGAACTGTCCCTGGGACAGCAAGCTGGTGGTGGCGGTGTTCACCCATGTCAACATGGTGCTGTACTTCAGTGACCTAATCTACTCCCAGAGGATCCGCTTTGTCTCCCACTCTGCTGCCTGA
- the LOC121551221 gene encoding pyrroline-5-carboxylate reductase 1, mitochondrial-like, with amino-acid sequence MSVGFIGAGQLAHALVKGFSAAGVIATHRITASSPDTDLPTVSGLRKMGVNLTTSNKEVVNKSDVLFLAVKPHIIPFVLDEIGPDIEDRHLIVSCAAGVTISSIEKKLLQYRPFPKVMRCMTNTPVVVREGATVYATGTHAELEDGRLLEQLMASVGYCTEVEEDLIDAVTGLSGSGPAYAFTAVEALADGGVKMGLPRRLAIRLGAQALLGAAKMLLDSEQHPGQLKDNVCSPGGATIHALHVMESGGFRALLINAVEASCIRTRELQFLADQEKISPAAIKKTTLDKVLQQPGVGTGVGVRTGSGISRFNSSNPRHKK; translated from the exons ATGAGCGTGGGGTTCATCGGAGCGGGTCAGTTGGCCCATGCTTTGGTGAAAGGATTCAGTGCTGCAG GTGTCATTGCCACCCATAGGATCACTGCCAGCTCCCCAGACACAGATCTTCCCACAGTGTCAGGACTGCGG AAAATGGGTGTCAATCTCACAACCAGCAACAAGGAGGTGGTGAACAAGAGTGACGTATTGTTCCTGGCTGTCAAACCACACATCATCCCCTTCGTGTTGGATGAGATCGGACCGGACATCGAGGACCGCCACCTCATCGTGTCCTGTGCAGCGGGCGTCACCATCAGCTCCATTGAGAAG AAGCTGCTCCAGTACCGCCCGTTCCCCAAGGTGATGCGATGTATGACCAACACCCCAGTGGTGGTTCGGGAGGGAGCCACGGTCTACGCCACGGGTACCCACGCCGAGCTGGAGGACGGGAGGCTGCTGGAGCAGCTGATGGCCAGCGTGGGCTACTGCACGGAGGTGGAGGAGGACCTGATCGATGCCGTCACCGGACTCAGTGGCAGTGGACCCGCCTAT GCATTTACAGCTGTGGAAGCGCTTGCTGACGGTGGGGTGAAAATGGGTCTGCCCAGGAGACTGGCTATACGGCTTGGAGCACAGGCCCTGCTG GGAGCAGCCAAAATGCTGTTGGACTCGGAGCAGCACCCTGGCCAGCTGAAGGACAACGTTTGCTCCCCAGGGGGCGCCACCATTCACGCCCTGCACGTCATGGAGAGTGGGGGCTTCCGCGCCCTGCTCATCAACGCTGTAGAGGCCTCCTGCATCAGGACCAG GGAACTCCAGTTCTTGGCTGACCAGGAGAAGATCTCCCCTGCGGCCATCAAGAAGACTACACTGGACAAGGTTCTGCAGCAGCCAGGGGTGGGAACAGGGGTGGGCGTCCGGACGGGATCTGGGATCAGCCGGTTCAACAGCAGCAACCCCAGGCACAAGAAGTGA